A window of Belonocnema kinseyi isolate 2016_QV_RU_SX_M_011 chromosome 9, B_treatae_v1, whole genome shotgun sequence contains these coding sequences:
- the LOC117180805 gene encoding pre-mRNA-splicing factor CWC22 homolog, which produces MDAINFIKLREEIIWSLCSCGNYTEWAQHFEKIIERLQPNSQICELIMDLSVTSQVHRDYLIDFASWLCSNSEEYRQIYEEIFKNSYETISQGDVESDHHRIYEETKFFAVLFWRDSISWNILSCITLKEYSSSCKEYFITLLLLEMSRNLGSENLCARLMDPNLQKKLDGLFPKDKIENSLYAMRIFELVNLQQLALDLQKCLNTTENDELTLGVEQMSL; this is translated from the exons ATGGATGCGATCAATTTTATTAAGCTTCGAGAGGAAATAATTTGGTCACTTTGCTCCTGTGGAAATTACACAGAATGGGCTCaacattttgagaaaataataGAGAGACTGCAACCAAATTCACAAATATGTGAATTAATTATGGATTTGTCTGTCACAAGTCAAGTTCACAGAGATTACTTGATAGATTTTGCCTCG TGGCTTTGCTCAAATAGTGAGGAATATCGTCAGATTTatgaggaaatttttaaaaattcttacgaAACAATTTCGCAAGGAGATGTGGAATCAGATCATCATCGAATTTATGAAGAAACAAAGTTCTTTGCGGTTCTCTTCTGGAGAGATTCGATTTCATGGAATATCTTATCCTGTATCACATTAAAAGAGTATTCCAGTTCCTGCAAGGAATATTTTATAACTCTATTGCTGCTGGAAATGTCTAGAAATTTGGGCAGTGAAAATTTATGTGCTCGACTCATGGATCc aaatttacagAAAAAGCTGGATGGACTCTTTCCCAAGGATAAAATAGAAAACTCTCTTTATGCGATGAGAATATTCGAGCTTGTTAATTTACAACAATTGGC GCTAGATCTTCAGAAATGTCTGAACACAacagaaaatgatgaattaacGCTTGGAGTGGAACAAATGAGTTTATAA